In Lachnospiraceae bacterium, the DNA window CCGATTGTTCCAATAACTGATAAAGTATCTCCAGATTAGAGACTTCAGTTCGGACACAGTCAGGTTTTCACTGTTGTATCGGTCATACAATAATTCTGTCTTTAGACGCGCCCACATGCTTTCACAACGGGCATTGTCATGGCATCGACCACCGGCACTGTTCATACTTTGGATGATTTCATATTTTCTCAGGGTGCTGCGGTAAAGCTCACTGGTATATTGGCTACCTCGATCGGAGTGAAGCACTGCTCCTTGAATTTCAGGATATGCGATAAAAGCGTTTTCTACCGTATGCTGGCAAAGCGTTGCCTTCATCGTGGTTTCCATTGCCAGCCCCAGTACTGCTGAATCAAAACAATCGAAGATTGCCGAAACATAGAGTTTTCCATCTTTTGCTTTGATTTCGGTGATATCTGTCACGCATTTTTCAAGAGGCTTTTCTGATGTGAAATTTCTCTTAAGAAGATCATCCGATTTACGAGCCTCACGGTCTGCTTTCGTAATTCCTTTCGGATTACGCTTAGGACGATGACTGAGACCGATTTTTTCCATGACTCTATAAACGGTACGCTCACTGGGGATAGGAATGCCATCAGGTCGTTTAAGAGTTAATGCCTGGAACATACGTACACGTCCATAGGTGTCGTTGCAGACATCCTCAGCATGGATTTCAAGCATGGTATCTGCAAGCGTCTGGTATTTCCACGGACGGTCTTTTACGGACAGATATTTATAAAATCCCTGGCGGCTCACATGTAACATACGACAGTAAAAAGCCAGTTTTCCCTTGATGGTGCCATCGTCAGTCTTAATCGCAATGAATTTCATTCTTTCGGTCTTAGAGACTTCCGACGGCTCGCTGCGAAAAAAGCGCTGGCTTCTTCCAG includes these proteins:
- a CDS encoding IS3 family transposase, translating into MKFIAIKTDDGTIKGKLAFYCRMLHVSRQGFYKYLSVKDRPWKYQTLADTMLEIHAEDVCNDTYGRVRMFQALTLKRPDGIPIPSERTVYRVMEKIGLSHRPKRNPKGITKADREARKSDDLLKRNFTSEKPLEKCVTDITEIKAKDGKLYVSAIFDCFDSAVLGLAMETTMKATLCQHTVENAFIAYPEIQGAVLHSDRGSQYTSELYRSTLRKYEIIQSMNSAGGRCHDNARCESMWARLKTELLYDRYNSENLTVSELKSLIWRYFISYWNNRRICTTNGGLPPMLKRQRYYDSLRIAA